A section of the Arcobacter roscoffensis genome encodes:
- a CDS encoding ComEC/Rec2 family competence protein: MIINILNKHYNYIVLTTFVLLVFFINLSIEYSKYQELIDEEIYETKVEVQNIYEKEKYDVLKLKNANFTIFTNFDKNTQVSKYDILNLAIITINITFIEYLKGFYVKSVYFDKLEKQESFSSRLVNYSASQHHNEMITELFSALFFAKPISKELREVCTNYGISHLIALSGFHLAVLSFIIYGIVYYPYAFFHLRYFPYRNKRFDILLITLALLFSYLIFTGFVASLTRAFVMMALGIYLLRCNIKLFSFTTLFVVLAFVLALFPKYIFSLSLWFSIFGVFYIFLYIQYFKDIKNKFLHLLLFNFWIYLAMNPLVHYFFPLTTYEQMLSPFLTMAFTLFYPLELFAHIFSFGGFLDEYILMFLSYEFKTFDKIIYLWFLVLFMVFSFYAIFNKKAFYFLNILLFAFTVYLYI; the protein is encoded by the coding sequence ATGATTATAAATATCTTAAATAAACACTATAATTATATAGTATTGACAACTTTTGTACTATTGGTTTTTTTCATAAATCTTTCAATAGAGTATTCAAAATACCAAGAGCTAATTGATGAAGAGATTTATGAAACAAAAGTTGAAGTACAAAATATTTATGAAAAAGAAAAATATGATGTACTAAAATTGAAAAATGCAAATTTTACAATTTTTACAAATTTTGACAAAAATACACAAGTTTCAAAGTATGATATTTTAAATTTGGCAATTATCACTATAAATATAACTTTTATAGAGTATTTAAAAGGCTTTTATGTAAAAAGTGTTTATTTTGATAAGTTAGAAAAACAAGAGAGTTTTTCCTCAAGACTTGTAAACTATAGTGCTTCACAACATCATAACGAAATGATAACTGAGCTCTTTTCTGCTTTGTTTTTTGCAAAGCCAATTTCAAAAGAGTTAAGGGAAGTTTGTACTAACTACGGTATTAGTCATCTTATCGCCCTAAGTGGTTTTCATCTTGCTGTTCTTAGTTTCATAATCTATGGTATTGTTTACTACCCTTATGCTTTTTTTCATCTAAGATATTTCCCTTATAGGAATAAAAGGTTTGATATTTTACTTATTACTTTAGCTTTACTTTTTTCTTACCTCATCTTTACAGGTTTTGTGGCTTCATTGACAAGGGCATTTGTGATGATGGCTTTAGGTATTTATCTTCTAAGGTGTAATATAAAGCTTTTTTCTTTTACTACTTTGTTTGTAGTCTTAGCATTTGTACTTGCACTATTTCCAAAGTATATATTTTCACTTTCTTTATGGTTTTCTATTTTTGGAGTTTTTTATATCTTTTTGTATATACAGTACTTTAAAGACATAAAAAATAAATTTTTACATTTACTTCTTTTTAACTTTTGGATTTATTTGGCTATGAATCCTTTGGTTCATTACTTTTTTCCTTTGACTACTTATGAACAAATGCTTTCACCTTTTCTTACTATGGCTTTTACTTTATTTTATCCTTTAGAGCTTTTTGCTCATATATTTTCTTTTGGTGGCTTTTTAGATGAGTATATTTTGATGTTTTTATCTTATGAGTTTAAAACCTTTGATAAGATCATATACCTATGGTTTTTAGTATTATTTATGGTCTTTTCTTTTTACGCTATTTTTAATAAAAAGGCTTTTTATTTTTTAAATATTTTATTATTTGCTTTTACTGTGTATTTATATATCTAA
- a CDS encoding type II toxin-antitoxin system RelE family toxin, whose translation MNLEIQYLKKVDKFFSKNSHILSKEKTKELVIKSIKKIVLKEDINVDVKQLKGNLQHFYRIRFGKIRILFELVNEEIKIITIITDVDFRGDVYK comes from the coding sequence ATGAATTTAGAGATACAATATCTTAAAAAAGTAGATAAATTCTTTTCAAAAAACTCTCATATACTTTCAAAAGAAAAAACTAAAGAACTTGTTATAAAATCTATAAAAAAAATTGTATTAAAAGAAGATATTAATGTCGATGTAAAACAACTAAAAGGAAATTTACAACACTTTTATAGAATTAGATTTGGAAAAATTAGAATTTTATTTGAATTAGTAAATGAGGAAATTAAAATCATCACTATTATAACTGATGTTGATTTTAGAGGCGATGTTTACAAATAA